One Campylobacter pinnipediorum subsp. caledonicus genomic window carries:
- a CDS encoding transposase has protein sequence MKKCYFCGVDVSKNTLDLCFLTNNDNIKPKYEKLPNNKEVLKAYFNSFISDDILVVLEYTNNYHIALQEALSELKIKYSVLNPNKTSHFLKHLTHIKSDLTDSYGLALYCKMFKSYINPSKYNKEYILIKSYNTTSELLSKITTQLKNLKKSQSLTYDKDIEIIVKDLIKHIDSIKEKLNNIAFELLKQYIPQTEQIIKDSKGIGKDLALKLFPQLHFNRFKNAKEFISFIGLSPRIYESGTSVKKTKKINKIGSSTIRKALFMSALSCIRFNDKFKTRYNRLIDSGKNKKVAIVAVMCAIVRFLKSYFKNETNTYKFNTV, from the coding sequence ATGAAAAAATGTTATTTTTGTGGAGTTGATGTATCCAAAAATACTTTGGATTTATGTTTTTTAACAAACAACGATAATATAAAACCTAAATATGAAAAATTACCAAACAATAAAGAAGTATTAAAAGCTTATTTTAATTCATTTATCAGTGATGATATACTTGTAGTATTAGAATATACAAACAATTATCATATAGCATTGCAAGAAGCATTAAGCGAATTAAAAATAAAATACTCAGTACTTAACCCAAACAAAACATCACACTTTTTAAAACACCTAACCCATATAAAATCAGATTTAACAGATAGCTATGGACTTGCTTTATATTGTAAAATGTTTAAGTCCTATATAAACCCATCTAAATATAATAAAGAATATATATTAATTAAAAGCTATAACACTACAAGCGAGCTTTTATCAAAGATAACAACTCAATTAAAAAATCTAAAAAAATCACAATCTTTAACTTATGATAAAGACATAGAAATAATAGTTAAAGATTTAATAAAACATATAGATAGTATAAAAGAAAAACTTAACAATATAGCTTTTGAACTACTAAAGCAATACATACCACAAACCGAGCAAATTATAAAAGATAGCAAAGGAATAGGTAAAGATTTAGCTTTAAAACTATTCCCACAGCTACATTTTAACAGATTTAAAAATGCAAAAGAATTTATCTCTTTTATTGGCTTATCGCCTAGAATTTATGAATCGGGTACAAGTGTTAAAAAAACTAAAAAAATAAATAAAATTGGAAGCAGCACAATAAGAAAAGCTTTATTTATGTCTGCTTTATCTTGTATCAGATTTAACGATAAATTTAAAACAAGATATAACAGGTTAATAGATAGTGGAAAAAATAAAAAAGTTGCTATTGTTGCAGTAATGTGTGCGATAGTCCGATTTTTAAAAAGTTATTTTAAAAATGAAACAAATACCTATAAATTTAACACAGTTTAA